A region of Lycium barbarum isolate Lr01 chromosome 1, ASM1917538v2, whole genome shotgun sequence DNA encodes the following proteins:
- the LOC132629289 gene encoding gibberellin 2-beta-dioxygenase 1-like: MHSLQPNVHFFTPLLSTYKIHYIQKRKTSNTFQEPISKFPQNFTMVVLSMPPVNDQFSIIKNSCKTPSSFFPCNIPLIDLSKPDSKNQLVKACEEFGFFKVVNHGVPMEFISKLESEAIKFFSSPMSQKEKAGPPDPFGYGSKKIGPNGDVGWVEYILLSTNSDFNYQKFASSLGVNPENIRDAVNDYVSAMKKMACEILEMLAEGLKIHPKNVFSKLLMDEKSDSIFRLNHYPPCPDEVREFYGRNLIGFGEHTDPQIISLLRSNNISGLQISLVDGHWISVPPDQNSFFINVGDSLQVMTNGRFKSVKHRVLANSVKSRLSMIYFGGPPLSEKIAPLASLLVKGDQDSLYREFTWFEYKKSAYKSRLGDNRLVLFEKLA; encoded by the exons ATGCACTCCTTGCAGCCAAACGTACACTTCTTCACACCATTGCTTAgcacatacaaaattcattacatccaaaaaagaaaaacatCAAACACATTTCAAGAACCAATCTCTAAATTTCCACAAAATTTCACTATGGTGGTCTTGTCCATGCCACCAGTAAATGACCAATTCTCCATAATCAAGAACTCATGTAAAACCCCTTCATCATTTTTCCCTTGCAATATTCCATTAATAGACCTTTCAAAACCAGACAGCAAGAACCAACTTGTTAAAGCTTGTGAAGAATTTGGTTTCTTCAAAGTTGTCAACCATGGTGTCCCTATGGAATTTATAAGTAAACTTGAATCAGAAGCCATTAAATTCTTTTCATCTCCAATGTCTCAAAAGGAAAAAGCAGGGCCACCTGACCCTTTTGGCTATGGGAGCAAGAAGATTGGACCCAATGGTGATGTTGGTTGGGTTGAATACATTCTCTTGTCAACAAATTCTGATTTCAATTACCAAAAGTTTGCATCTAGTTTAGGTGTAAATCCAGAAAATATAAG AGATGCTGTGAATGACTATGTATCAGCAATGAAGAAAATGGCTTGTGAGATTCTTGAAATGTTAGCAGAGGGATTGAAGATTCATCCAAAAAATGTATTCAGTAAACTTTTGATGGATGAAAAAAGTGACTCTATTTTCAGGCTAAATCACTACCCTCCATGTCCTGATGAAGTTCGAGAATTCTATGGCAGAAATTTGATTGGATTTGGAGAACATACTGACCCACAAATCATTTCTCTATTAAGATCTAATAACATTTCTGGACTTCAAATTTCACTTGTTGATGGCCATTGGATTTCTGTCCCACCTGATCAAAATTCCTTCTTCATCAATGTTGGTGATTCATTGCAG gtgaTGACAAATGGGAGGTTTAAGAGTGTAAAGCACAGGGTTTTGGCCAACAGTGTAAAATCAAGACTTTCAATGATTTATTTTGGAGGACCACCATTGAGTGAAAAGATAGCACCCTTGGCATCACTATTAGTGAAAGGGGATCAAGACAGCTTGTACAGAGAATTTACATGGTTTGAGTACAAAAAATCAGCATACAAATCTAGGCTTGGTGACAATAGGTTGGTCCTATTTGAGAAACTAGCATAA